The Prevotella sp. E9-3 genome has a window encoding:
- a CDS encoding discoidin domain-containing protein encodes MKKIILSAVALLGATQLMAQQPATMITKLTNGAVVRTEVNEVEKIVFADSTFNLNSKGIRILEADELCWPEDRLLPHLLPPASVVRSLDMSAAALSDEERVMFCTLQGIVNRSQPRILLYNHNEEPQTTWPSAHSIRTSPIPSSTPYNLVKLFQEEIKGLVLYSNERSEHYANLAVTIAGLDRLLPVTAAIKSKLEANGLEFPVVEDLTQLTYTNAQGVYNYLYNNYWSRCNHRLLISERPTIPYVHDIGAACGSACVWLDPRNASERQVLDKMLKDLTPGRDIVLGWYAEERSGVGEATRYGLSTVPADFFENTTVYSAVNKPVKIAPVPKRPKLENKVYASVYISDGDNIQYIQHAMAKIFEQSGRGRMAMNWTVSPALADFSPMMLNYYYRKASTNDCFVSGPSGLGYAMPYDALGRVYYAPSYNAKLLTPYAQLTQRYLEKSGLRIITIWDNLSDAQRKSYAENCPYLYGLTINDYEQGSRLSTKVLNNWLTITPLYPCYKGTVDEVAGLFGRDIQNYDGSAPVFVTGQVSVWDVGPDKLVELPNKLDAQAPGNVKIVRADHWFSYYNEAHHLPFNLTMLQDMAITTSPAKSNARLAADGSPSEGYIWISSTTDGTGWVQLDFKEPYQISRYVVRHAEASGLDAELNTRDFTVEVSLDGETWTTVGSHTQNISPVTDASITPVEARFVRVNVTNGGSDGYVRIGDIEVYGAH; translated from the coding sequence ATGAAAAAAATTATCCTATCAGCCGTTGCACTCCTTGGAGCCACACAACTCATGGCTCAGCAACCCGCCACGATGATTACCAAACTTACCAACGGTGCTGTAGTACGTACTGAGGTTAACGAGGTGGAAAAGATTGTATTTGCCGACTCTACCTTCAATCTCAACAGTAAAGGTATTCGTATTCTTGAGGCCGACGAGCTCTGCTGGCCCGAAGACCGTCTGCTGCCCCACCTCCTTCCCCCAGCCTCAGTGGTCAGATCATTGGATATGAGCGCTGCCGCGCTGAGCGATGAGGAACGTGTGATGTTCTGCACCCTACAGGGCATTGTAAACCGCTCACAGCCGCGTATTCTTCTATATAATCACAACGAGGAGCCACAAACCACCTGGCCTTCGGCCCATAGCATCCGCACCTCGCCCATTCCTTCTTCCACGCCTTACAATCTGGTGAAACTGTTTCAGGAAGAGATCAAGGGTCTGGTGCTATACAGCAATGAGCGCAGCGAGCACTACGCCAACCTTGCCGTCACCATTGCCGGACTGGACCGTCTGCTGCCTGTAACGGCTGCCATTAAGTCAAAACTGGAGGCCAATGGTCTGGAATTTCCTGTTGTAGAGGATCTCACCCAGCTCACCTATACCAATGCGCAAGGTGTTTACAACTATCTTTACAACAACTATTGGAGCCGCTGCAACCACCGTCTGCTCATCAGCGAGCGCCCCACTATCCCCTATGTTCATGACATCGGTGCTGCCTGCGGTTCTGCCTGCGTATGGCTCGACCCCCGCAACGCCAGCGAACGGCAGGTGCTCGACAAGATGCTCAAAGACTTGACACCTGGTCGTGACATCGTATTAGGCTGGTATGCCGAGGAGCGCTCTGGTGTGGGCGAAGCCACCAGGTACGGTCTTTCCACCGTTCCTGCCGATTTCTTTGAGAACACCACCGTTTATTCGGCAGTAAACAAGCCTGTAAAGATAGCTCCTGTACCCAAGCGTCCTAAGTTGGAAAACAAGGTATATGCATCGGTCTATATCAGCGACGGTGACAACATCCAGTATATTCAGCATGCTATGGCCAAGATTTTTGAACAGTCGGGCCGTGGCAGAATGGCCATGAACTGGACCGTGAGTCCGGCACTGGCCGATTTCTCACCTATGATGCTGAACTACTATTATCGCAAGGCTTCTACCAACGACTGTTTTGTCAGTGGTCCATCAGGTTTGGGCTATGCCATGCCCTATGATGCTCTTGGCCGAGTCTATTATGCCCCTTCGTACAATGCCAAACTGCTTACACCGTATGCTCAGCTCACTCAGCGCTATTTGGAGAAGAGCGGTCTGCGTATCATCACCATCTGGGATAATCTTAGCGATGCCCAACGCAAGTCGTATGCCGAAAACTGTCCTTATCTCTACGGACTTACTATCAACGACTATGAGCAAGGCAGCCGACTATCCACCAAGGTATTGAACAATTGGCTTACCATCACCCCACTCTATCCCTGTTACAAGGGTACTGTTGACGAGGTTGCCGGACTGTTTGGCCGTGATATCCAGAACTACGACGGTAGTGCACCAGTGTTCGTAACTGGTCAGGTCTCGGTGTGGGATGTAGGACCCGACAAACTTGTTGAATTGCCCAATAAGCTGGACGCTCAAGCTCCCGGCAATGTAAAAATCGTACGTGCCGACCACTGGTTCAGCTACTACAACGAGGCACACCACTTGCCGTTCAACCTCACCATGCTACAGGATATGGCGATTACCACATCGCCAGCCAAGTCGAATGCCAGACTCGCTGCCGACGGTTCTCCCTCTGAGGGTTATATTTGGATTTCAAGCACTACCGACGGCACCGGTTGGGTACAGTTAGACTTCAAGGAGCCCTACCAGATTAGCCGTTATGTGGTGCGCCATGCCGAGGCTTCCGGTTTGGATGCCGAGCTCAACACCCGCGATTTCACAGTCGAGGTTAGTCTCGACGGCGAAACCTGGACTACTGTTGGCTCCCACACACAGAACATTTCTCCCGTCACCGACGCCAGTATCACTCCTGTCGAAGCCCGTTTCGTTAGAGTGAATGTCACCAATGGCGGCAGCGACGGTTATGTTCGCATCGGCGACATCGAGGTATATGGCGCCCATTAA
- a CDS encoding Cof-type HAD-IIB family hydrolase — MKYALFFDIDGTLVSFDTHQIPASTIFALTQAKANGHRVFIATGRPIQILTNIGAIEHLVDGYITTNGAHCFVGDEVVCTNAIAQQDVDIMLDDARRYDYSCVVASTTQFAVYNPHPDFDQIFIQQLAVEGLNADCMNLEKALTEPILQFSPFFDIEHEQQLMPRLSGCISGRWHPAFTDITARGTDKGSALHKMARHLGIDMAHTIAFGDGGNDLTMIREAGIGVAMGNANDLLKQHADHITTSVDDNGILQAFRHFGII, encoded by the coding sequence TTGAAGTACGCACTTTTTTTCGATATCGACGGCACACTGGTGAGTTTTGATACCCATCAGATTCCCGCTTCTACTATTTTTGCTCTTACACAAGCCAAAGCCAACGGCCATCGTGTGTTCATTGCCACGGGCCGTCCTATCCAGATTCTTACCAATATTGGTGCCATCGAACATTTGGTCGATGGCTATATCACCACCAACGGCGCCCACTGTTTTGTGGGCGATGAAGTGGTGTGTACCAATGCTATTGCCCAGCAGGATGTGGATATCATGCTCGACGATGCCCGCCGCTACGACTATTCGTGTGTAGTGGCCAGCACCACCCAGTTCGCCGTGTATAATCCCCATCCCGATTTCGATCAGATTTTTATTCAGCAGTTGGCCGTTGAAGGATTGAATGCCGACTGCATGAACCTCGAAAAGGCACTCACCGAACCCATTCTTCAGTTCTCTCCCTTTTTCGATATTGAGCACGAACAGCAGCTGATGCCTCGCTTGTCGGGTTGCATCTCCGGTCGCTGGCATCCCGCCTTTACCGATATTACAGCCCGTGGTACCGACAAAGGCAGCGCCCTTCACAAAATGGCCCGTCACTTAGGAATAGACATGGCCCATACCATAGCCTTTGGCGATGGTGGTAACGACCTTACCATGATTCGTGAGGCTGGCATAGGCGTAGCCATGGGCAATGCCAACGATCTCCTTAAACAGCATGCCGACCACATCACCACCTCCGTCGATGACAACGGCATTCTGCAAGCCTTCCGTCATTTCGGAATTATTTAA
- a CDS encoding methionyl-tRNA formyltransferase — MKKEDLRIIFMGTPEFAVETLKALVENQYNVVAVVTQPDKPVGRHQNEVQASEVKKYALQQGLPVLQPEKMKDPQFVEQLRSYQANLQVVVAFRMLPEVVWAMPEYGTFNVHAALLPQYRGAAPINWAVINGETMTGVTTFFLDHDIDTGRIIMQLPFAIPDDANVEYVYDGLMHLGAEICLQTLDRIIAANGHPESYEQLGDESSELRGMIGSANDKLLNEESNHTSHLSSLTSQFLKPAPKLFKETCQINWNQPAKKVYDFVRGLSPYPGAWTNIKMADGKTTVLKVFKTTKTERQTTGPVGQVIAEKKHLYIACADRLLEINELQLSGKKRMDAQAFLNGMKEFENISVE; from the coding sequence ATGAAGAAAGAAGACTTGAGAATCATATTCATGGGTACGCCCGAGTTTGCTGTGGAAACCCTGAAAGCTCTTGTAGAGAATCAATATAATGTGGTGGCTGTGGTGACCCAGCCCGACAAGCCTGTTGGCCGTCATCAGAATGAAGTGCAGGCATCGGAAGTAAAGAAATATGCTTTGCAGCAAGGACTCCCTGTGCTGCAGCCGGAGAAGATGAAGGACCCGCAGTTTGTTGAGCAATTGCGTTCCTATCAGGCCAATCTGCAAGTGGTGGTGGCTTTCCGCATGTTGCCAGAGGTAGTATGGGCCATGCCTGAGTATGGTACTTTCAATGTACATGCTGCCCTGTTGCCTCAATATCGTGGCGCGGCTCCCATCAACTGGGCCGTTATTAATGGTGAGACCATGACCGGCGTCACAACCTTCTTCCTTGATCATGATATTGACACGGGGCGTATCATCATGCAATTGCCTTTCGCCATTCCTGACGATGCGAATGTGGAATATGTCTATGACGGACTGATGCATCTTGGCGCAGAAATCTGTTTGCAGACCCTCGACAGAATCATCGCCGCCAACGGACACCCCGAGAGCTATGAACAACTAGGAGATGAGAGTTCAGAGTTGAGAGGTATGATTGGTTCTGCTAATGATAAGCTTCTCAACGAAGAGTCTAATCATACCTCTCATCTCTCATCTCTCACCTCTCAATTCTTAAAGCCTGCTCCAAAACTTTTCAAGGAGACCTGTCAGATCAACTGGAACCAGCCGGCCAAGAAGGTGTACGACTTTGTGCGCGGATTGAGCCCATATCCCGGTGCATGGACCAACATAAAGATGGCGGATGGCAAGACCACGGTGCTGAAGGTGTTCAAGACAACAAAGACCGAGCGCCAAACCACAGGACCAGTAGGGCAGGTGATAGCAGAAAAGAAACACCTCTATATAGCTTGCGCCGACAGACTGCTTGAGATTAACGAGTTGCAATTGTCTGGCAAAAAACGTATGGATGCACAGGCTTTCCTGAACGGAATGAAAGAATTTGAAAATATTTCTGTTGAATAG
- a CDS encoding RNA polymerase sigma factor, with the protein MKKFEGVTDEQLALLYAGGDNKAFDELLVRTQEKLFTYIMFVVRDHDTADDIFQETFVKVITKLQQQQYTDSGKFQFWVTRIAHNVIMDWYRAQRNEHIVEPNAENDLNNLRCSDILDTYRETELVNEQVLCDVKKMMNALPAPQREVVYMRFYQQLSFKEIAELTGVSINTSLGRMRYALFNLRRMAKEHNIELALQL; encoded by the coding sequence ATGAAGAAATTTGAAGGAGTGACCGACGAGCAGTTGGCATTACTCTATGCCGGAGGTGACAATAAAGCATTCGACGAGCTATTAGTTCGCACTCAAGAGAAATTGTTTACTTATATTATGTTCGTGGTTCGCGATCACGATACTGCTGACGATATATTCCAGGAGACCTTCGTAAAGGTGATTACCAAACTTCAGCAGCAGCAGTACACCGATAGCGGCAAGTTCCAGTTCTGGGTAACTCGCATTGCCCACAATGTGATTATGGACTGGTACAGAGCGCAGCGCAATGAGCATATCGTAGAACCAAATGCCGAGAACGACTTAAACAATCTTCGCTGTTCAGACATTTTAGATACTTATCGTGAAACCGAGTTGGTCAACGAGCAGGTACTCTGTGACGTCAAGAAGATGATGAACGCTCTCCCCGCCCCTCAGCGCGAGGTTGTCTATATGCGTTTCTACCAGCAGCTGTCGTTCAAGGAGATAGCTGAACTCACAGGTGTCAGCATCAACACCTCATTGGGACGTATGCGCTATGCGTTGTTTAACCTTCGCCGCATGGCAAAAGAACACAATATCGAATTGGCCCTACAACTGTAA
- a CDS encoding L-threonylcarbamoyladenylate synthase, producing the protein MTQQQDIQNAIEVMRKGGVILYPTDTVWGIGCDATNAEAVKRVYEIKQRDDSKALICLVDSDARLQRYVRNVPEVAWQLIDCQPERPTTLILDGAVNLAPNLIAEDGSIGIRITNESFSKELCYRFQKAIVSTSANISGEPAAQNYRDIDQRILDAVDYVCWTRRQEHQPHQPSSIIRLRPDGQVEIIRK; encoded by the coding sequence CAACAGGATATCCAGAATGCTATTGAAGTGATGCGAAAGGGTGGGGTGATCCTTTATCCTACCGACACCGTGTGGGGAATTGGCTGTGATGCCACCAATGCCGAGGCTGTGAAGCGAGTGTATGAAATCAAACAGCGTGACGACTCGAAGGCACTCATTTGTCTGGTAGATAGCGATGCCCGTTTGCAACGCTATGTACGTAATGTTCCCGAAGTGGCCTGGCAACTCATCGACTGTCAGCCTGAGCGCCCTACCACCCTGATTCTTGATGGGGCTGTCAATCTGGCTCCCAACCTCATTGCCGAAGATGGTAGCATTGGTATCCGTATCACCAACGAGTCTTTCTCTAAAGAACTCTGCTATCGCTTCCAGAAAGCCATTGTCTCTACATCTGCCAATATCAGTGGCGAGCCTGCTGCTCAGAACTATCGTGATATTGACCAGCGTATTCTCGATGCAGTTGATTATGTTTGCTGGACCCGTCGTCAGGAGCATCAGCCCCATCAGCCATCCAGCATTATCCGTCTGCGCCCTGATGGTCAGGTAGAGATTATCAGAAAGTAA
- a CDS encoding chloride channel protein yields the protein MDTTVDTGYSSWFVRLNQWRKKNISEKMFVLILAFFVGLFSAVAAFILHWIINQIVSLLTSQFNADSYNWLYLVYPVVGIYLTSLFIRFVVKDDISHGITRILYAISSNKSRLKTHNTWSSVIASAITIGFGGSVGAEAPIVLTGSAIGSNLGQLFRMDSRTLMLLVGCGAAGAIAGIFKAPIAGLVFTLEVLMIDMTMTSLLPILVSCVTATCITYIFSGDAALFTFHLDNDWTVERVPACILLGMFCGMVSLYFIRTMSFAEGIFARFRDKPYVKLAIGGAVLSLLIFLFPSLYGEGYSSINLLLNGKTEADWYQILNNSPFSGHPNVFISYIAFVLLLKVFATSATNGGGGCGGTFAPSLFIGCFAGFLFSHLWNVYDVGVYVPEKNFALMGMAGVMSGVMHAPLTGIFLIAELTGGYNLFLPLMIVSVSSYLTINLFEPHSIYSSRLAKEGKLITHHTDHAVLTLMQLDSVIERDFEAVAPDVELGKIVHVISRSRSSVLPVLDAGGTLLGEIDITKIRHVVFRIELYHHFKASQLMQAPAAMLTNNSTMTDVMRTFDRTHADWLPVVDIEHRLQGYISRQRLYMQYRKMVADMSEE from the coding sequence ATGGATACAACGGTTGACACAGGGTATAGTTCTTGGTTTGTAAGGTTGAACCAATGGCGAAAGAAGAATATCAGCGAGAAAATGTTTGTGCTGATATTGGCATTCTTTGTAGGATTATTTTCTGCTGTAGCCGCTTTCATCCTTCACTGGATTATCAATCAGATTGTTTCTCTGCTGACCAGTCAGTTTAATGCCGACTCGTACAACTGGCTCTATCTGGTATATCCTGTGGTGGGTATCTATCTTACCTCCCTCTTCATCCGCTTTGTGGTGAAGGACGATATCTCTCACGGTATCACCCGTATTCTTTATGCAATTTCATCGAACAAGTCGAGACTGAAGACGCACAACACGTGGTCGTCGGTCATTGCATCGGCCATCACTATCGGCTTTGGCGGTTCGGTGGGTGCCGAGGCGCCTATCGTGCTGACAGGATCGGCCATAGGCTCGAACTTGGGCCAACTGTTCAGAATGGACAGTCGTACGCTGATGCTGTTGGTGGGCTGTGGCGCTGCGGGTGCCATAGCCGGTATCTTCAAGGCGCCGATAGCAGGACTGGTGTTTACGCTCGAGGTGCTGATGATTGATATGACGATGACCTCGCTGCTGCCTATCCTGGTGAGTTGTGTGACGGCGACATGCATCACCTATATATTTAGTGGTGACGCAGCCCTGTTCACGTTCCATCTGGACAACGACTGGACGGTGGAGCGCGTGCCCGCCTGTATTCTGTTGGGAATGTTCTGCGGTATGGTGAGCCTGTACTTTATCCGTACCATGAGCTTTGCCGAAGGCATCTTTGCCCGGTTCAGAGACAAACCCTACGTGAAACTCGCCATTGGTGGCGCCGTGCTGAGTCTGCTGATATTCCTGTTTCCGTCGCTGTATGGTGAGGGCTATAGTTCCATCAACCTGTTGTTGAACGGAAAAACCGAGGCCGACTGGTATCAGATACTGAACAACTCGCCATTCTCAGGTCATCCCAATGTGTTTATCTCCTATATAGCCTTTGTGCTGCTGCTGAAAGTGTTTGCCACTTCGGCAACGAATGGCGGCGGCGGTTGTGGCGGTACATTTGCTCCGTCACTGTTCATAGGCTGTTTTGCCGGATTCCTTTTCTCCCACTTGTGGAACGTCTATGACGTGGGCGTATATGTGCCAGAGAAGAATTTCGCGTTGATGGGAATGGCTGGTGTGATGTCGGGCGTGATGCACGCTCCGCTCACGGGTATCTTCCTGATAGCCGAACTTACGGGCGGTTATAATCTGTTCCTGCCGCTGATGATTGTATCGGTGAGCAGTTATCTGACCATCAACCTGTTTGAACCTCACAGTATCTATAGTTCGCGACTGGCCAAGGAGGGTAAACTGATTACGCACCATACTGACCATGCTGTGCTGACGCTGATGCAGTTGGACTCGGTGATTGAACGCGACTTTGAGGCTGTGGCTCCAGATGTGGAACTGGGAAAGATAGTACATGTAATCAGTCGTTCGCGCAGTAGCGTGTTGCCGGTATTGGATGCTGGTGGAACGCTGTTGGGCGAGATAGACATAACGAAGATAAGACATGTGGTGTTCAGAATCGAACTGTATCATCATTTCAAGGCATCGCAACTGATGCAGGCACCGGCAGCGATGCTGACAAACAATTCGACGATGACCGACGTGATGCGCACATTTGACCGCACCCATGCCGACTGGCTGCCCGTGGTGGATATTGAGCATCGGCTGCAGGGGTATATATCACGTCAGCGTCTGTATATGCAATACAGAAAGATGGTGGCCGACATGAGTGAAGAGTAA
- the rpe gene encoding ribulose-phosphate 3-epimerase, whose amino-acid sequence MAIVSPSLLAADFLHLDREIEMINRSEADWLHLDVMDGSFVPNISFGFPVMEAVASACKKPLDVHYMIVGPERYIQQTARLGAMMMNVHYEACTHLHRTIQEIHDAGMKAGVTLNPATPVCLLEDIIDDVDMVLLMSVNPGFGGQKFIDTILKKTRQLRQMIDVHGSKALIEIDGGVQQQTAPLLVQAGADVLVAGSYVFRSSRPEDTIQELKRL is encoded by the coding sequence ATGGCAATAGTATCTCCTTCCTTGCTTGCTGCCGACTTCCTGCATCTCGACCGCGAGATAGAAATGATTAATCGCAGTGAGGCCGATTGGCTTCACCTTGATGTGATGGACGGCTCGTTTGTTCCCAACATCTCTTTCGGATTCCCCGTGATGGAAGCCGTGGCTTCGGCTTGTAAAAAACCACTCGACGTGCATTATATGATTGTAGGTCCCGAACGCTATATTCAGCAGACCGCTCGTTTGGGCGCTATGATGATGAATGTGCACTATGAGGCGTGCACCCATCTGCATCGCACCATACAGGAAATTCATGATGCAGGGATGAAAGCCGGCGTTACCTTGAATCCGGCTACTCCGGTTTGTTTGCTGGAGGATATTATTGATGATGTGGACATGGTACTGCTGATGAGCGTGAATCCTGGCTTTGGCGGACAGAAATTTATTGATACGATTCTGAAAAAGACCCGCCAGTTGCGCCAGATGATAGATGTTCATGGAAGTAAGGCGCTGATAGAAATTGACGGTGGGGTGCAACAACAAACGGCACCGCTGTTGGTACAGGCCGGTGCCGATGTGCTGGTGGCTGGAAGTTATGTGTTCAGAAGTTCTAGACCCGAAGATACAATTCAGGAACTGAAGAGACTCTGA